In Myxocyprinus asiaticus isolate MX2 ecotype Aquarium Trade chromosome 32, UBuf_Myxa_2, whole genome shotgun sequence, one genomic interval encodes:
- the LOC127423049 gene encoding transmembrane protein 180-like has translation MGRRIWGRCRGISTAVLYGSLSLFISILHNVFLLYYVETFVSVYKIDKLSFWVGETVFLIWNSLNDPLFGWLSDRSFLSSPQSGSQITSPEVVVKRLQALSKSGPLFALSFLAFWVAWTWPGLQFLLCLCLYDGFLTVVDLNHNALLADLAVSAHDRTRLNFHSSLFSALGALSVFLSYSFWNKEDFYFFRLFCVTLAALSMLGFAVVSRLLRHRFQNEVQPHKNEGQVLTELSVGQAPFTSPEKPVTLGEYLKQLSRHKNFLWFVSMNLIQVFHCHFNSNFFPLFLEHLLSDRISASTGSFLLGFSYIAPHLNNLYFLTLCQRLGVYQVIRWLFLLKLGLSIALLLAGADQVYLLCIFIASNRVFTEGTCKLLNLVITDLVDEDFVLNRRQQAASALLFGMVALVTKPGQTFAPLIGTWLLCVYTGYDIFEKNSMATEPISAPAVPMPLRQGCFYLLVFVPITCALLQLMAWSRFSLHGRRLQGIKALRQGAQDGNPIDVKAI, from the exons ATGGGAAGGAGGATATGGGGCCGCTGCCGGGGCATTTCTACAGCCGTACTCTACGGCTCCCTGTCTCTTTTCATCTCCATTCTCCACAACGTCTTCTTACTGTATTATGTGGAGACCTTTGTGTCTGTTTACAAGATCGACAAGTTGTCGTTCTGGGTGGGAGAG ACTGTTTTTCTGATATGGAACAGCCTGAATGACCCTCTGTTTGGCTGGCTGAGTGACCGCTCATTCCTGAGCTCTCCTCA GTCTGGGTCACAGATCACGTCCCCTGAGGTGGTTGTGAAACGGCTGCAGGCACTCTCGAAGAGCGGGCCTCTCTTTGCCCTCTCTTTCCTGGCCTTCTGGGTGGCCTGGACCTGGCCTGGGCTGCAGTTTCTCCTCTGCCTGTGCCTTTACGATGGCTTCCTCACGGTGGTGGACCTGAACCACAATGCCCTTCTGGCCGACCTGGCCGTGTCAGCACACGATCGCACACGCCTCAATTTCCACAGTTCCCTGTTCAGTGCACTGGGCGCACTGTCTGTTTTCCTCTCCTACTCCTTCTGGAACAAGGAAGACTTTTACTTCTTCAGGCTCTTCTGTGTGACACTAGCAGCTCTTTCAATGCTGGGCTTTGCCGTGGTTTCACGCCTTCTGCGCCACCGGTTTCAGAACGAAGTTCAACCACACAAGAATGAGGGCCAAGTACTGACCGA ACTGAGTGTTGGTCAGGCTCCTTTTACGTCACCTGAAAAGCCTGTGACTCTTGGGGAATATCTTAAGCAGCTGTCACGCCACAAGAACTTTTTGTGGTTTGTCTCAATGAACCTTATACAG GTATTCCACTGCCATTTTAACAGCAATTTCTTTCCCCTGTTTTTGGAGCACCTCCTGTCAGACCGTATCTCTGCCTCCACCGGTTCCTTCCTGCTGG GCTTCTCTTACATCGCCCCTCATCTGAACAATCTCTACTTCCTGACACTGTGCCAAAGACTGGGTGTCTACCAGGTTATACGCTGGCTCTTCCTCCTGAAGCTTGGCCTTAGCATAGCCTTGCTACTAGCCGGGGCTGACCAGGTGTACCTGCTCTGCATCTTTATTGCTAG TAATCGCGTGTTCACCGAGGGCACTTGTAAACTTTTGAACCTGGTGATAACTGACCTGGTGGATGAGGACTTTGTGTTGAACCGAAGACAGCAAGCAGCTTCTGCTCTGCTCTTTGGCATGGTTGCCTTGGTAACCAAGCCTGGTCAGACTTTTGCCCCTCTCATTGGTACCTGGCTGCTTTGTGTCTACACAG GATATGACATCTTCGAGAAGAACTCAATGGCCACAGAACCAATATCGGCCCCTGCGGTCCCCATGCCATTGCGTCAGGGTTGCTTTTACCTGTTGGTGTTTGTGCCCATCACCTGCGCCCTTCTGCAGCTGATGGCTTGGTCTCGCTTCAGTCTACATGGGCGCAGGCTACAAGGCATCAAGGCCCTGAGGCAGGGTGCCCAAGATGGCAACCCCATTGATGTCAAGGCTATCTAA